One segment of Synchiropus splendidus isolate RoL2022-P1 chromosome 4, RoL_Sspl_1.0, whole genome shotgun sequence DNA contains the following:
- the slc35e3 gene encoding solute carrier family 35 member E3 produces MAEKLLNLSAKGRIVICLLVNLFSSICIVFINKWIYVHYKFPNMTLTLVHFVVTWLGLYICNKMDIFSPKSVPIRRIVWLALSFCGFVAFTNLSLQNNSIGTYQLAKAMTTPVIILIQTTYYKKTFSTKIKLTLVPITLGVILNSYYDVRFNVLGTVFATLGVLVTSLYQVWVGAKQHELQVNSMQLLYYQAPLSSGFLLCIVPFFEPLTGDGGIFGPWSLPALATVLFSGVVAFLVNLSIYWIIGNTSAVTYNMFGHFKFCITLVGGYVLFQDPLSLNQALGILCTLAGILLYTHIKLVEQEEGKNRLAQRP; encoded by the exons ATGGCGGAGAAGCTGCTCAATTTATCAGCCAAGGGACGAATTGTCATCTGCCTCCTGGTCAACCTATTTTCCTCCATCTGCATCGTCTTCATCAACAAGTGGATCTATGTCCACTATAAATTCCCCAACATGACTCTGACCCTGGTCCATTTTGTGGTCACCTGGTTAGGCCTATACATCTGCAACAAGATGGACATTTTCTCACCAAAAAGCGTCCCCATCCGCAGGATCGTGTGGCTGGCGCTGAGCTTCTGTGGATTTGTGGCCTTCACTAATCTCTCTCTACAGAACAATTCTATTGGAACATACCAGCTGGCTAAGGCGATGACCACGCCCGTCATCATTCTCATCCAGACCACCTACTACAAGAAGACATTCTCTACTAAGATCAAACTGACTCTG GTACCGATAACTCTTGGAGTAATTCTAAACTCTTACTACGATGTTCGTTTTAATGTCCTCGGGACAGTATTTGCAACACTGGGAGTCCTGGTTACGTCACTGTACCAAGTG TGGGTCGGAGCCAAACAACATGAGCTGCAGGTGAACTCCATGCAGTTGCTCTACTACCAG GCCCCGCTCTCATCGGGCTTCTTGCTCTGTATTGTTCCCTTCTTTGAACCGCTGACTGGAGATGGGGGGATATTTGGACCCTGGTCTCTGCCTGCACTG GCGACGGTTTTGTTTTCAGGTGTTGTGGCCTTCCTAGTCAACCTGTCCATCTACTGGATCATAGGAAACACATCAGCTGTCAC CTACAACATGTTTGGTCATTTTAAGTTCTGCATCACTCTGGTAGGGGGATACGTGCTGTTCCAGGACCCGCTGTCACTAAACCAG GCTCTAGGAATCCTCTGCACTCTGGCTGGCATCCTGCTGTATACACACATCAAGCTGGTGGAACAGGAAGAAGGAAAGAACCGCCTCGCTCAAAGACCATAA